The nucleotide window GGCCAAGGACAAAACAGCAAAAATGAAGCAAGGAAAACCAGCTAACTCAAATCATCAACTCCTTTCTGTGGGATTAAAAACAAAGGGGGGTGGGCATGACCTGAAGTTTGAAAGCCCTAAATCCCATATAGATGGCCTTGGAAAATTTGAGGAAAAATGCCCTATAAGGAGGCACCTTAAAAAATTCAGATCAAAGCCAGGATTGCTGACTTATATGAGCTAAAAAAAGAAGAGGAAGCCAAAATGGGACCTGAAATGAAACACGCTGGAAGTCTGGAAAATGGGCTAAAAAGCCTTGTGGATAAAGGGATTTCTGCTGCCTTCATTGAGACAGGATTGGGAAAAATGCTTATTAGCCACCAGGGGATTCTTGTTGTCTTAGCTGAATTGAATAAGGCAATGGATTGTGGCTTGGATAAATTTTCAAGTGCACCTTTCAGGCCTATTACATCCACATGGGCCTGATTGGATGGGAGGAGGCTAAGGCAATTCAAACCAGGCGGGATTATCATCGTCTTCTACGACCTGTGGAAGCTTGAATCGCTGGCAAGGTTATTAACCCACCTGGGATTCAGAATGCTACGGTTCCTTGAATGGCTCAAAACCAATCCCGTGCCGATCAACTCAAAGCGGTTTTATCTATCCAACGCAAGGGAAGTTGCAATCGCTGCTGTTAAAGGCTCAAATCCCATATTTAACGCCGAATACCACAACGGGTTATTTACGATGCCCATACACAGGGAAAAACGGATCCATCCCACTCAAAAGCCGCTTGCTCTTATGAAGCAGCTAATCGAAATCCACACAGATCCCGGCGATATTGTTCTCGATCCATTCGCGGGTTCAGCAACTACATTGCTTGCCTCTATACAGCTTGACAGAAGGGCCATAGGATGCGAGCTCAATCCGGAATACTACTCGGCTGCACTTCAAAGGCTGAATGGGGCTCTGTTACAGACCAATATCCGTCGCTTTCAAACCCAAGCCAGTGTACCAATGGGACGAGGAAAAAATTCAATTATTTGAAGACTACGTACCTGCCCATATACTGAGTATGAAAATGAACATGAGATGATATTGGCAATTTAAGGCGGAATATTGCAGACTGAGCGCACAGTATGCTAGGACCCAATATTATTTAAATATAATCCGAGAAATGGGATTGACATGGGAATGATTTTATAATATATCCATATAATAACTACATGAACAAACATTGTTAGTGCAAGCACAAAAAACCAGAATGCATTGCTACTCCATTTCTTTGCAATATAATAATAGCATAATGCACATACTGCATTGCCCAAATGAAACGGCATAAGGGCGATTACTACTCCAATCCCAGCGCCATAATCTGGCAAATATGTAATAATTTGACCTGATAAGAAAAAGGCGAATAGCACAAAAGCTCCATAAGGCATGACTTTCTTAATGAATTGTTTCATCTAGGTCAAACCTTCTGGCCAAGGCCATCCTTCCATTGGGTCTGGAGGGTAATTCGGATCAAATGCTGGAGAATCGCAGCAATAATCGCTCCAATTCCCCTTGAAGTTCTTGCCAAATACTTTTTCGAATAACTCAAGATCCTGAAGTTGTGGATTTACTTGTCCGCACTCCCACATACAGGCATGAGCCCTCTTTTCTTCGCTTTTTTTATACCATGGCAAAATTGTGGATGGATCGCAGCGATGATACATCTCATGAAATAGCTCCAATTCTGTAGCATCTCCTCGAATAACAATTGCGCGGTCGCCGCCTGGATAGGTTGCGCCTTGGCCCATCGAAGGCCCGCAAATAATCGTTGTATTCTTGGAACCGGAGCAAAGCGCGTTCATGCATTTTTTG belongs to bacterium and includes:
- a CDS encoding site-specific DNA-methyltransferase, whose translation is MDGRRLRQFKPGGIIIVFYDLWKLESLARLLTHLGFRMLRFLEWLKTNPVPINSKRFYLSNAREVAIAAVKGSNPIFNAEYHNGLFTMPIHREKRIHPTQKPLALMKQLIEIHTDPGDIVLDPFAGSATTLLASIQLDRRAIGCELNPEYYSAALQRLNGALLQTNIRRFQTQASVPMGRGKNSII